The proteins below come from a single Oryzias latipes chromosome 14, ASM223467v1 genomic window:
- the flot2 gene encoding flotillin-2 isoform X1 has product MGNCHTVGPNEALVVSGGCCGSDEKTYVVGGWAWAWWLISDIQRITLEIMTLQPKCEDVETAEGVAITVTGVAQVKVMTERELLGYACEQFLGKSVVEIKSVILQTLEGHLRAILGTLTVEQIYQDRDKFASLVREVAAPDVGRMGIEILSFTIKDVYDKVEYLSSLGKTQTAAVQRDADIGVAEAERDAGIREAECKKEMMDVKFVADTKMADSKRELEMQKASFNQEVNTKKAEAQLAYELQAAKEQQKIRLEEIEIEVVQRKKQITIEEKEIDRTEKELIATVKRPAEAEAYKMQQLAEGQKMKKVLTAQAEAEKIRCIGEAEATSIEAVGKAEAEKMRLKAEAYQQYGEAAKTALVLEALPKIAGKVAAPLSKTNEIVILSGDGSRVTGEVNRLLAELPVSVNALTGVDLMKIPLLQKITGQQCQEAI; this is encoded by the exons ATGGGAAATTGCCACACCGTGGGACCGAACGAAGCCCTTGTAGTTTCAG GTGGCTGCTGTGGCTCAGATGAAAAAACGTATGTCGTGGGAGGCTGGGCTTGGGCGTGGTGGCTCATCTCTGACATACAAAG GATAACGCTTGAGATAATGACCCTGCAGCCCAAGTGTGAGGATGTAGAGACAGCGGAAGGTGTAGCTATAACTGTCACAGGGGTGGCTCAG GTGAAGGTGATGACGGAGCGGGAACTGTTGGGCTACGCCTGTGAACAGTTCCTTGGAAAGTCTGTGGTGGAGATCAAGAGCGTCATCCTGCAGACCCTGGAGGGTCACCTGCGCGCCATCCTTG GCACCCTCACAGTCGAGCAGATTTACCAAGACAGAGATAAATTTGCCTCTCTGGTGCGAGAGGTGGCTGCTCCAGATGTTGGACGGATGGGCATCGAGATCCTCAGCTTCACCATCAAG GATGTTTATGACAAAGTGGAGTACCTGAGCTCTCTGGGTAAAACGCAGACAGCCGCCGTTCAGCGAGATGCTGACATCGGAGTGGCAGAGGCAGAGAGGGATGCTGGGATCAGG GAAGCCGAGTGCAAAAAGGAAATGATGGATGTGAAGTTCGTTGCCGACACAAAGATGGCAGACTCCAAAAGAGAGCTGGAAATGCAGAAAGCCTCCTTCAATCAAGAAGTGAACACAAAG AAAGCAGAGGCTCAGCTGGCCTATGAGCTGCAGGCGGCGAAGGAGCAGCAGAAGATCCGCCTGGAGGAGATTGAAATTGAGGTGGtgcagaggaaaaaacagaTCACAATTGAAGAGAAGGAGATCGACCGCACAGAGAAAGAGCTCATCGCCACGGTGAAAAGACCCGCTGAGGCCGAGGCCTACAAAATGCAGCAGCTGGCTGAGGGCCAGAA GATGAAGAAAGTGCTGACGGCTCAGGCAGAGGCGGAGAAGATCCGCTGCATCGGTGAGGCCGAGGCCACCTCCATTGAAGCCGTGGGGAAGGCGGAGGCCGAGAAGATGAGGCTGAAAGCTGAGGCTTACCAACAATACGGGGAAGCTGCCAAGACGGCTCTGGTCCTTGAGGCCTTACCCAAG ATTGCTGGTAAGGTGGCCGCTCCCCTTTCCAAGACGAATGAAATCGTCATCCTGAGTGGAGATGGCAGCCGCGTCACTGGAGAGGTCAACCGCCTCCTGGCTGAGCTGCCCGTTTCTGTCAACGCCCTCACCGGGGTCGATCTGATGAAG ATCCCTCTGCTCCAGAAGATCACCGGCCAACAATGCCAAGAAGCCATCTGA
- the flot2 gene encoding flotillin-2 isoform X2 has product MGNCHTVGPNEALVVSGGCCGSDEKTYVVGGWAWAWWLISDIQRMSLEVMTILCRCENIETSEGVPLAVTGVAQVKVMTERELLGYACEQFLGKSVVEIKSVILQTLEGHLRAILGTLTVEQIYQDRDKFASLVREVAAPDVGRMGIEILSFTIKDVYDKVEYLSSLGKTQTAAVQRDADIGVAEAERDAGIREAECKKEMMDVKFVADTKMADSKRELEMQKASFNQEVNTKKAEAQLAYELQAAKEQQKIRLEEIEIEVVQRKKQITIEEKEIDRTEKELIATVKRPAEAEAYKMQQLAEGQKMKKVLTAQAEAEKIRCIGEAEATSIEAVGKAEAEKMRLKAEAYQQYGEAAKTALVLEALPKIAGKVAAPLSKTNEIVILSGDGSRVTGEVNRLLAELPVSVNALTGVDLMKIPLLQKITGQQCQEAI; this is encoded by the exons ATGGGAAATTGCCACACCGTGGGACCGAACGAAGCCCTTGTAGTTTCAG GTGGCTGCTGTGGCTCAGATGAAAAAACGTATGTCGTGGGAGGCTGGGCTTGGGCGTGGTGGCTCATCTCTGACATACAAAG AATGTCTCTGGAGGTTATGACCATCCTCTGTCGCTGTGAGAATATCGAAACCTCGGAGGGTGTTCCCCTGGCCGTAACAGGGGTGGCTCAG GTGAAGGTGATGACGGAGCGGGAACTGTTGGGCTACGCCTGTGAACAGTTCCTTGGAAAGTCTGTGGTGGAGATCAAGAGCGTCATCCTGCAGACCCTGGAGGGTCACCTGCGCGCCATCCTTG GCACCCTCACAGTCGAGCAGATTTACCAAGACAGAGATAAATTTGCCTCTCTGGTGCGAGAGGTGGCTGCTCCAGATGTTGGACGGATGGGCATCGAGATCCTCAGCTTCACCATCAAG GATGTTTATGACAAAGTGGAGTACCTGAGCTCTCTGGGTAAAACGCAGACAGCCGCCGTTCAGCGAGATGCTGACATCGGAGTGGCAGAGGCAGAGAGGGATGCTGGGATCAGG GAAGCCGAGTGCAAAAAGGAAATGATGGATGTGAAGTTCGTTGCCGACACAAAGATGGCAGACTCCAAAAGAGAGCTGGAAATGCAGAAAGCCTCCTTCAATCAAGAAGTGAACACAAAG AAAGCAGAGGCTCAGCTGGCCTATGAGCTGCAGGCGGCGAAGGAGCAGCAGAAGATCCGCCTGGAGGAGATTGAAATTGAGGTGGtgcagaggaaaaaacagaTCACAATTGAAGAGAAGGAGATCGACCGCACAGAGAAAGAGCTCATCGCCACGGTGAAAAGACCCGCTGAGGCCGAGGCCTACAAAATGCAGCAGCTGGCTGAGGGCCAGAA GATGAAGAAAGTGCTGACGGCTCAGGCAGAGGCGGAGAAGATCCGCTGCATCGGTGAGGCCGAGGCCACCTCCATTGAAGCCGTGGGGAAGGCGGAGGCCGAGAAGATGAGGCTGAAAGCTGAGGCTTACCAACAATACGGGGAAGCTGCCAAGACGGCTCTGGTCCTTGAGGCCTTACCCAAG ATTGCTGGTAAGGTGGCCGCTCCCCTTTCCAAGACGAATGAAATCGTCATCCTGAGTGGAGATGGCAGCCGCGTCACTGGAGAGGTCAACCGCCTCCTGGCTGAGCTGCCCGTTTCTGTCAACGCCCTCACCGGGGTCGATCTGATGAAG ATCCCTCTGCTCCAGAAGATCACCGGCCAACAATGCCAAGAAGCCATCTGA